In one Pyxidicoccus xibeiensis genomic region, the following are encoded:
- a CDS encoding 3-dehydroquinate synthase — MSSFLPPGAYRPPVDRWGTFSRLAASLPEGSVAVVDRTVAKLHPDLVPTLEARRPRAIVQLTGGESAKTFAALEKVLAGGLSLPRSGTLLAVGGGTVGDVSTVAAHLLKRGVRLVQVPTTLLAAVDSSLGGKGAVDLTVRGRVVKNPAGVFHYADEGWLCPEFFSTLSPTQVREGSLEAWKMVISLDSSVFRRYVRKPPALDKLVKDARALKERVCSQDPYEHQGLRRVLNFGHTFGHVLESVSRFKLSHGDAVGLGMLLALDVGRHLGVTPEPVAAQAEAALANGPGVLGRERVSALLRKAPLKDIVALLDADKKAGAAGELRMVLLTAIGSTEVRDVAQHTWRELWPAWTEGKRP, encoded by the coding sequence ATGAGCAGCTTCCTTCCCCCCGGGGCCTACCGTCCCCCCGTCGACCGCTGGGGCACCTTCTCCCGGCTCGCCGCCAGCCTGCCCGAGGGCAGCGTGGCCGTGGTGGACCGCACCGTCGCGAAGCTCCACCCCGACCTCGTCCCCACGCTGGAGGCCCGCCGGCCGCGCGCCATCGTCCAGCTCACCGGCGGCGAGAGCGCCAAGACGTTCGCCGCGCTGGAGAAGGTCCTCGCCGGCGGCCTGTCCCTGCCGCGCTCCGGCACCCTGCTGGCCGTGGGAGGCGGCACCGTGGGCGACGTGTCCACCGTGGCCGCGCACCTGCTCAAGCGCGGCGTGCGGCTGGTGCAGGTGCCCACGACGCTGCTGGCCGCGGTGGACAGCAGCCTCGGCGGCAAGGGCGCGGTGGACCTCACCGTGCGCGGCCGCGTGGTGAAGAACCCCGCCGGCGTCTTCCACTACGCGGACGAGGGCTGGCTCTGCCCGGAGTTCTTCTCCACCCTCTCCCCCACGCAGGTGCGCGAGGGCTCGCTCGAGGCGTGGAAGATGGTCATCAGCCTCGACTCCTCCGTCTTCCGCCGCTACGTCCGCAAGCCGCCCGCGCTGGACAAGCTGGTGAAGGACGCGCGCGCCCTCAAGGAGCGCGTCTGCTCGCAGGACCCGTACGAGCACCAGGGTCTGCGCCGCGTGCTCAACTTCGGCCACACCTTCGGCCACGTGCTGGAGAGCGTGTCACGCTTCAAGCTGTCCCACGGCGACGCGGTGGGGCTGGGCATGCTGCTGGCCCTGGACGTGGGCCGTCACCTGGGCGTGACACCCGAGCCCGTGGCGGCCCAGGCGGAAGCGGCCCTGGCCAACGGCCCAGGCGTGCTCGGAAGAGAGCGCGTCTCCGCCCTGCTCCGGAAGGCGCCGCTCAAGGACATCGTGGCGCTGCTGGACGCGGACAAGAAGGCGGGCGCCGCGGGCGAGCTGCGCATGGTGCTGCTCACCGCCATCGGCTCCACCGAAGTGCGCGACGTCGCGCAGCACACCTGGCGCGAGCTGTGGCCCGCCTGGACTGAAGGAAAGCGCCCATGA
- the aroC gene encoding chorismate synthase, whose translation MNTFGTLFRMTTFGESHGPALGTILDGCPAGVPLTREQIQVELDRRRPGQSAITTARSEPDQVELLSGVFEGKTLGTPIAAIVRNTNQRSGDYDKLKAEDRPGHADSVWRERFKHRDHRGGGRTSGRETLCRVIGGAIAEAYLARDLPSVRTVAYVSQVGDLVAAVPPPGLTRAQVDAHATRCPDERVREEMSRRILAAKEAGDSLGGSIDVRVEGLPVGLGEPIFGKVKALIAQALGSIGAVTGVVWGPPDLLERIGQPGTVFHSVKDAYGGIQGGLANGEPLQVRAYFKPPATLMDHAKGGRHDPCIMPRAVPVLEAMVSLVIADLVLQLNARPHTL comes from the coding sequence ATGAACACCTTTGGCACCCTCTTCCGCATGACGACCTTTGGCGAGAGCCACGGGCCCGCGCTCGGCACCATCCTGGACGGCTGCCCCGCCGGCGTGCCCCTCACCCGCGAGCAGATCCAGGTGGAGCTGGACCGCCGCCGCCCGGGCCAGTCCGCCATCACCACCGCCCGCAGCGAGCCCGACCAGGTCGAACTCCTGTCCGGCGTCTTCGAGGGCAAGACGCTCGGCACGCCCATCGCCGCCATCGTCCGCAACACCAACCAGCGCTCGGGCGACTACGACAAGCTGAAGGCCGAGGACCGCCCGGGCCACGCGGACTCCGTGTGGCGCGAGCGCTTCAAGCACCGCGACCACCGCGGCGGCGGCCGCACGAGCGGCCGCGAGACGCTCTGCCGCGTCATCGGCGGCGCCATCGCCGAGGCGTACCTCGCCCGCGACCTGCCCTCCGTCCGCACCGTCGCGTACGTGTCGCAGGTGGGAGACCTGGTGGCAGCCGTGCCCCCGCCGGGCCTCACCCGCGCCCAGGTGGACGCCCATGCCACGCGCTGCCCGGACGAGCGCGTCCGAGAGGAGATGTCCCGCCGCATCCTCGCCGCGAAGGAGGCTGGTGACAGCCTCGGTGGCTCCATCGACGTGCGCGTCGAGGGCCTGCCCGTGGGCCTGGGCGAGCCCATCTTCGGAAAGGTGAAGGCGCTCATCGCCCAGGCGCTGGGCAGCATCGGCGCGGTGACGGGCGTCGTGTGGGGGCCGCCGGACCTGCTCGAGCGCATCGGCCAGCCCGGCACCGTCTTCCACTCGGTGAAGGATGCGTACGGCGGCATCCAGGGCGGCCTGGCCAACGGCGAGCCGCTGCAGGTGCGCGCCTACTTCAAGCCCCCCGCGACGCTGATGGACCACGCGAAGGGCGGGCGCCATGACCCGTGCATCATGCCCCGCGCCGTCCCCGTCCTGGAGGCGATGGTGTCGCTGGTCATCGCCGACCTCGTCCTGCAGCTCAACGCCCGGCCCCACACCCTATGA
- a CDS encoding shikimate dehydrogenase, with product MTPATRVVTLPPTVLGDDAVRFARECQRRGADVLELRTDLHSPEAVDVGDIRAALPLLVSERGRPLPPDWVSVAWRVDRDLKDTTGRHGSLDAPAGKLLASHHADRPLSTDEALRLWERELPPDALVKHVEPMTGPEHLGTLLETQRKLMERFGVLRVTVLGMGPVALPARALLARRNMLDYVAAGGSWAAAPGQRLLDDVVRELKGADRTTLEPPLRLGILGTSIAHSRSPRIHRQPFDRIDIPEDGPVEALVDSLLPHYAGFAVTSPFKLRLAKHTGSRLEAINTLVRRGDRWEAFNTDTYGALSVLDRLNAMDAFVLGDGGATAALRAVSGEIGCNLRIVRRADIQAPLKGAGVWTWPDRVPVPESLRFDRARVAVIAYGAPGRRIAAEISRRGGTPVLLGAAWFIAQARRQRQIWESAI from the coding sequence CTGACGCCCGCCACGCGTGTCGTCACCCTCCCCCCCACCGTGCTCGGCGACGACGCCGTGCGCTTCGCGCGCGAGTGCCAGCGCCGGGGCGCCGACGTGCTGGAGCTGCGCACGGACCTCCACTCCCCCGAGGCCGTGGACGTCGGGGACATCCGGGCCGCCCTCCCGCTGCTCGTCTCCGAGCGGGGCAGGCCCCTGCCGCCCGACTGGGTCTCCGTGGCCTGGCGGGTGGACCGGGACTTGAAGGACACCACGGGACGCCACGGCTCGCTGGACGCGCCCGCCGGGAAGCTGCTCGCGTCCCACCATGCGGACCGGCCGCTGTCCACCGACGAGGCCCTGCGGCTGTGGGAGCGCGAGCTGCCCCCGGACGCCCTCGTCAAGCACGTGGAGCCCATGACGGGACCGGAGCACCTGGGCACCCTGCTCGAGACGCAGCGCAAGCTGATGGAGCGCTTCGGCGTGCTCCGCGTCACCGTGCTCGGCATGGGGCCGGTGGCCCTGCCGGCGCGCGCGCTGCTGGCCCGCAGGAACATGCTCGACTACGTGGCGGCGGGAGGCTCCTGGGCCGCCGCGCCCGGCCAGCGCCTGCTGGACGACGTCGTCCGGGAGCTGAAGGGCGCGGACCGCACCACGCTGGAGCCGCCCCTGCGGCTCGGCATCCTCGGCACGTCCATCGCCCACTCGCGCTCGCCGCGCATCCACCGCCAGCCGTTCGACCGCATCGACATCCCCGAGGACGGCCCCGTCGAGGCGCTCGTGGACTCGCTGCTGCCGCACTACGCGGGCTTCGCGGTGACGAGCCCCTTCAAGCTGCGGCTGGCGAAGCACACGGGCTCCCGGCTGGAGGCCATCAACACCCTGGTGCGCCGGGGTGACCGCTGGGAGGCCTTCAACACGGACACGTACGGGGCGCTCTCGGTGCTGGACCGCCTCAACGCCATGGACGCCTTCGTCCTGGGCGACGGCGGCGCCACCGCGGCCCTGCGCGCGGTGTCGGGCGAGATTGGCTGCAACCTGCGCATCGTGCGCCGGGCGGACATCCAGGCGCCGCTGAAGGGGGCGGGCGTGTGGACGTGGCCGGACCGGGTGCCCGTGCCGGAATCCCTGCGATTCGACCGGGCGCGCGTCGCGGTGATCGCCTACGGTGCGCCTGGCCGGCGCATCGCCGCGGAGATTTCCCGCCGTGGAGGCACACCGGTCCTGCTGGGCGCCGCGTGGTTCATCGCGCAGGCCCGGCGGCAGCGCCAGATCTGGGAGTCCGCGATATGA
- a CDS encoding shikimate kinase, whose translation MREALARPGPALLPAPGQTVVIAGHRSAGKTRLLPLVARLLDRTGLDLDAHLERLHGRPLRAWVAEAPSEFRAAERRALLELPPGGLVSLGGGFLSHHADALAGLFPLLVPISFETYRERLLVDQTRPRLRPDVSLEEELASVFHEREALHGRVPTVALVDFLRGCLISEVSF comes from the coding sequence ATGAGGGAGGCCCTCGCCCGTCCGGGCCCTGCCCTGCTGCCCGCGCCGGGGCAGACGGTGGTCATTGCCGGCCACCGCAGCGCGGGCAAGACGCGGCTGCTGCCCCTGGTGGCCCGGCTGCTCGACAGGACGGGCCTGGACCTGGACGCCCACCTGGAGCGCCTCCATGGCCGCCCGCTGCGCGCCTGGGTGGCCGAGGCCCCCTCGGAGTTCCGTGCCGCCGAGCGCCGTGCCCTCCTGGAGCTACCGCCCGGTGGGCTGGTGTCCCTGGGAGGCGGCTTCCTGTCGCACCACGCGGACGCACTGGCCGGATTGTTCCCCCTGCTCGTGCCCATCAGTTTCGAGACCTACCGCGAGCGCCTGCTCGTGGACCAGACGCGCCCGCGACTGCGGCCCGACGTCTCACTGGAAGAGGAGCTCGCCTCCGTGTTCCATGAGCGCGAGGCCCTCCACGGGCGCGTCCCCACCGTGGCCCTGGTGGACTTCCTCCGGGGCTGCCTCATCTCCGAGGTGTCCTTCTGA
- the ubiE gene encoding bifunctional demethylmenaquinone methyltransferase/2-methoxy-6-polyprenyl-1,4-benzoquinol methylase UbiE produces the protein MSAEVREMFSSIATKYDVTNEVLSFGIHRLWRRKAVRLSGAKEGSSVLDCATGTGDLAMVFKHKVGASGRVVGTDFCPEMLESAPAKAAKAGLQVEFQVADALALPFADNTFDVASIAFGIRNVDDPVKCLKEMARVVRPGGRVVVLEFGQPDGAFGALFRFYSKTVMPAVGGLLTGNRAAYEYLPRTSAAFPSGEKFIGLMEQSGAYSERAAHPLTFGTAYVYVGTVR, from the coding sequence ATGAGCGCCGAAGTCCGAGAGATGTTCTCCTCCATCGCCACGAAGTACGACGTGACGAACGAGGTCCTGTCGTTCGGCATCCACCGGCTGTGGCGGCGCAAGGCCGTGCGCCTCAGTGGCGCGAAGGAGGGCAGCAGCGTGCTCGACTGCGCCACCGGCACCGGCGACCTGGCCATGGTCTTCAAGCACAAGGTGGGCGCCAGCGGCCGCGTGGTGGGCACGGACTTCTGCCCGGAGATGCTGGAGAGCGCTCCGGCCAAGGCGGCGAAGGCGGGCCTCCAGGTGGAGTTCCAGGTGGCGGACGCGCTGGCCCTGCCCTTCGCGGACAACACCTTCGACGTGGCCTCCATCGCCTTCGGCATCCGCAACGTGGATGACCCGGTGAAGTGCCTGAAGGAGATGGCGCGCGTGGTGCGCCCCGGCGGCCGCGTGGTGGTGCTGGAGTTCGGCCAGCCCGACGGCGCCTTCGGCGCGCTGTTCCGCTTCTACAGCAAGACGGTGATGCCGGCCGTGGGCGGACTGCTCACCGGCAACCGCGCCGCCTACGAATACCTGCCCCGCACCTCGGCGGCCTTCCCCTCCGGGGAGAAGTTCATCGGGTTGATGGAGCAGTCCGGCGCGTACTCGGAGCGGGCCGCCCATCCGCTGACGTTCGGCACTGCCTACGTCTATGTCGGCACCGTCCGCTGA
- the aroF gene encoding 3-deoxy-7-phosphoheptulonate synthase produces MLRSARPEGTRVRVGTVEFGGPGFVVMAGPCAVEGAEQVERAAATVAAAGAHVLRGGVFKPRTSPYAFQGMGEPGLRVLADAGRRHGLPVISEVMEQAQIPLMLESADILQVGARNMQNYSLLRALGKVRRPVLLKRGLAATLQEWLLAAEYLLDGGNEQVMLCERGIRTFETELRNTLDLAAVAWAKQRSHLPVIVDPSHATGDPELILPMSLAAAAAGADGLLIEVHPRPEQAMCDGHQALTPERFQTLMRRLPAVLGAVDRHLWRPDSPAHVARAR; encoded by the coding sequence GTGCTCCGCTCGGCGCGGCCCGAGGGCACCCGCGTGCGCGTGGGCACCGTGGAGTTCGGCGGCCCGGGCTTCGTCGTCATGGCGGGGCCGTGCGCGGTGGAGGGCGCGGAGCAGGTGGAGCGCGCCGCCGCCACGGTGGCCGCCGCCGGGGCCCATGTGCTGAGGGGTGGCGTATTCAAGCCTCGCACCAGCCCCTACGCCTTCCAGGGCATGGGTGAGCCGGGCCTGCGCGTGCTGGCGGACGCCGGGCGCCGCCACGGGCTGCCCGTCATCAGCGAGGTGATGGAGCAGGCGCAGATTCCGCTGATGCTCGAGTCCGCCGACATCCTCCAGGTGGGCGCGCGGAACATGCAGAACTACTCGCTGCTGAGAGCCCTGGGAAAGGTGCGGCGGCCGGTGCTGCTCAAGCGGGGCCTGGCGGCCACGCTGCAGGAGTGGCTGCTGGCGGCGGAGTACCTCCTCGACGGCGGCAACGAGCAGGTGATGCTGTGCGAGCGCGGCATCCGGACGTTCGAGACGGAGCTGCGCAACACGCTGGACCTGGCGGCGGTGGCCTGGGCGAAGCAGCGCTCGCACCTGCCCGTCATCGTGGACCCGTCACATGCGACGGGCGACCCGGAGCTCATCCTCCCCATGTCGCTGGCCGCCGCGGCCGCCGGGGCGGATGGATTATTGATTGAAGTCCACCCCCGGCCGGAGCAAGCCATGTGCGACGGCCACCAGGCCCTGACACCCGAGCGCTTCCAGACTTTGATGCGCCGGCTGCCAGCCGTGCTAGGAGCGGTGGACCGACACCTTTGGAGGCCGGACTCTCCGGCCCATGTCGCGAGGGCTCGATGA
- a CDS encoding isochorismate synthase, with product MKTLNPVEGQRWVAGMMPLAVGDPLAGADVLGVPSVYWERPLAQEAAAGWGEAAVVEAEDAAQAAAALASLATASLRWVGEAPAAMPGPWFGGMRFGATGAPDAAWDSHGVARWTLPEVLVWRDGGGVKVAAFAPEGRGGEDAVRSRLERVRACFPESYRHARGAPVALKLDSSRPAFETRVGRALEAIASGHLKKVVLARSLDAEGPEAFDVVDVLARLREQNPRCATFLFRAPDGACFLGSTPETLCRVDGRVLETEALAGTAAPGQAEGLRGHDKDLREHDSVVRYILATLRPLAEGVTSDAEPALLTLKNVVHLRTGIRAELREGVSAAQVVSAMHPTPAVGGFPRERALSFLVEHEGLDRGWYAGPVGWVGPKRAHLMVALRSALVRGAKARLFVGVGLVAGSTAESEWRETEMKSLAMLRALGGGDVVRR from the coding sequence ATGAAGACGCTCAATCCCGTTGAGGGCCAGCGCTGGGTGGCCGGAATGATGCCCCTGGCGGTGGGGGATCCGCTGGCGGGAGCGGACGTGCTGGGCGTTCCTTCGGTGTACTGGGAGCGGCCCCTGGCGCAGGAGGCGGCGGCGGGCTGGGGCGAGGCCGCGGTGGTGGAAGCGGAGGACGCGGCCCAGGCGGCCGCGGCGCTGGCCTCGCTGGCCACGGCGTCGCTGCGCTGGGTGGGTGAAGCGCCCGCGGCCATGCCCGGCCCCTGGTTCGGCGGCATGCGCTTTGGCGCCACGGGGGCTCCCGATGCGGCGTGGGACTCGCACGGTGTCGCGCGCTGGACGCTGCCGGAGGTGCTGGTGTGGCGCGACGGCGGCGGGGTGAAGGTGGCGGCCTTCGCGCCCGAGGGTCGGGGGGGCGAGGACGCGGTGCGCTCGCGGCTGGAGCGGGTGCGCGCGTGCTTTCCGGAGTCCTACCGTCATGCGCGCGGCGCCCCGGTGGCGCTGAAGCTGGACTCCTCGCGCCCGGCCTTCGAGACGCGGGTGGGGCGCGCGCTGGAGGCGATTGCCTCGGGCCACCTCAAGAAGGTGGTGCTGGCGCGCTCGCTGGACGCGGAGGGGCCGGAGGCCTTCGACGTGGTGGACGTGCTGGCGCGCCTGCGCGAGCAGAACCCGCGCTGTGCCACGTTCCTGTTCCGCGCGCCGGATGGGGCATGCTTCCTGGGGTCCACCCCGGAGACGCTGTGCCGGGTGGACGGGCGCGTGCTGGAGACGGAGGCCCTGGCGGGCACGGCGGCGCCGGGACAGGCCGAGGGGCTGCGGGGGCACGACAAGGACCTGCGCGAGCACGACTCGGTGGTGCGCTACATCCTCGCGACGCTGCGGCCGCTCGCGGAGGGCGTGACGTCGGACGCGGAGCCGGCGCTGCTGACGCTGAAGAACGTGGTGCACCTGCGCACGGGCATCCGCGCGGAGCTGCGCGAGGGCGTCAGCGCGGCGCAGGTGGTGTCGGCGATGCATCCGACGCCGGCGGTGGGAGGCTTCCCGCGTGAGCGCGCGCTGTCCTTCCTGGTGGAGCACGAGGGCCTGGACCGCGGCTGGTACGCGGGGCCGGTGGGCTGGGTGGGACCGAAGCGCGCGCACCTGATGGTGGCGCTGCGCTCGGCGCTGGTGCGGGGGGCCAAGGCGCGCCTGTTCGTGGGCGTGGGCCTGGTGGCCGGCTCCACCGCGGAATCCGAGTGGCGGGAGACGGAGATGAAGAGCCTGGCCATGCTGCGGGCGCTGGGAGGCGGGGATGTCGTCCGACGCTAA
- the menD gene encoding 2-succinyl-5-enolpyruvyl-6-hydroxy-3-cyclohexene-1-carboxylic-acid synthase yields the protein MSSDANLNVLWARALLEELARGGVRHAVVCPGSRSSPLALACARAEGVRTWSVIDERSAGFFALGLAKQSRAPVVVVATSGTAGAHFYPAVIEAALAHVPLVVLTADRPLELQGWGAPQTVPQQRFYGEHARLFADLGQPEASDVALAHLRATASRAVATAMRAPRGAVQLNVPFREPLAPLPEAFGEERLSALVKSGRPGAPLTRIVPPAPVPDPATLDELRRRIAATERGVIVCGPRDEADGFGDAISALAQATGYPVLAEATSQARYGGGPLTVSHYDALLRHAPFAKAHRPELVLRFGGGLTPKVPQQWLDASGADTVLFSDGGALFDPAHRAALVVEGSAVAACESLARGLSRGAGKWAQGFLGAERLARKALEAAFAEHPDALGEPRIAREVVAALPAGVPLFVSSSMPIRDVDAFAPAGTVPLRVLANRGANGIDGIISSALGMAAAAGRPAVLLSGDLALLHDVGAFVTASRARVSLTVVAVNNDGGGIFSFLPIAQAARPDEFESLFGTPHGVDLAHAAALGGARLHRPTTPSALRAAVREGLEGGLHLVEVRVDRAANVDEHRQLFTRMAAALGEGPWA from the coding sequence ATGTCGTCCGACGCTAACCTCAACGTGCTGTGGGCGCGCGCGTTGCTGGAGGAACTGGCGCGCGGAGGGGTGCGGCACGCGGTGGTGTGTCCGGGCTCTCGCTCGTCGCCGCTGGCGCTGGCTTGCGCGCGCGCGGAAGGCGTGCGCACCTGGTCCGTCATCGACGAGCGGAGCGCGGGCTTCTTCGCGCTGGGCCTGGCCAAGCAGTCCCGCGCGCCGGTGGTGGTGGTGGCGACCAGTGGCACGGCGGGCGCGCACTTCTACCCGGCGGTCATCGAGGCGGCGCTGGCCCATGTGCCGCTGGTGGTGCTGACGGCGGACCGGCCGCTGGAGCTGCAGGGGTGGGGCGCTCCGCAGACGGTGCCGCAGCAGCGCTTCTACGGCGAGCACGCGCGCCTCTTCGCGGACCTGGGCCAGCCCGAGGCCAGTGACGTGGCCCTGGCCCACCTGCGCGCCACCGCGTCACGCGCCGTGGCCACCGCGATGCGGGCGCCGCGCGGGGCCGTGCAGCTCAACGTGCCCTTCCGCGAGCCGCTCGCGCCGCTGCCGGAGGCCTTCGGCGAGGAGCGCCTGTCCGCGCTGGTGAAGTCGGGCCGCCCCGGTGCGCCGCTCACGCGAATCGTCCCTCCCGCGCCCGTGCCGGACCCGGCGACGCTGGACGAGCTGCGCCGGCGCATCGCCGCCACCGAGCGCGGCGTCATCGTCTGCGGCCCGCGCGACGAGGCGGACGGCTTCGGCGACGCCATCAGCGCGCTCGCACAGGCGACGGGCTACCCGGTGCTGGCGGAGGCTACCTCACAGGCCCGCTACGGCGGCGGCCCGCTCACGGTGTCCCACTACGACGCGCTGCTGCGCCACGCGCCGTTCGCGAAGGCGCACCGGCCAGAGCTGGTGCTGCGCTTCGGCGGCGGGCTGACGCCGAAGGTGCCCCAGCAGTGGCTGGACGCGTCCGGCGCGGACACCGTCCTCTTCAGCGACGGGGGCGCGCTGTTCGACCCTGCGCACCGCGCGGCGCTGGTGGTGGAGGGCTCGGCGGTGGCGGCGTGTGAGTCGCTGGCGCGCGGCCTGTCGCGCGGGGCGGGGAAGTGGGCCCAGGGCTTCCTGGGGGCGGAGCGGCTGGCGCGCAAGGCGCTGGAGGCCGCCTTCGCCGAGCACCCCGACGCGCTCGGTGAGCCGCGCATCGCCCGCGAGGTGGTGGCGGCGCTGCCGGCCGGGGTGCCGCTCTTCGTCTCCAGCAGCATGCCCATCCGTGACGTGGATGCCTTCGCCCCGGCGGGCACGGTGCCGCTGCGGGTGCTGGCCAACCGTGGGGCCAATGGCATCGACGGTATCATCTCCAGCGCGCTCGGCATGGCCGCGGCGGCAGGAAGGCCGGCGGTGCTGCTCAGCGGGGACCTGGCGCTGCTGCACGACGTGGGCGCCTTCGTCACCGCGTCGCGCGCCCGCGTGTCGCTCACCGTGGTGGCGGTGAACAACGACGGCGGCGGTATCTTCTCGTTCCTGCCCATCGCCCAGGCGGCGCGGCCGGACGAGTTCGAGTCCCTCTTCGGCACCCCGCACGGGGTGGACCTGGCCCACGCGGCGGCGCTCGGTGGGGCGCGCCTGCACCGGCCCACGACGCCGTCGGCGCTGCGCGCGGCGGTGCGCGAGGGGCTGGAGGGGGGACTCCATCTGGTGGAGGTCCGGGTGGACCGGGCCGCCAATGTGGACGAGCACCGGCAGCTCTTCACGCGGATGGCTGCCGCACTGGGAGAAGGACCATGGGCGTGA
- the menH gene encoding 2-succinyl-6-hydroxy-2,4-cyclohexadiene-1-carboxylate synthase, with protein sequence MGVTLAYEMWGEGARPLVLLHGFTGSRDSFDDLRPWLGRSVRAVAVDLPGHGATPLPERKGRDGFLETVDALVALVDRLELGTVDLLGYSQGARVALAAAVRAPDRFGRLIMESGSPGLHRRQERAARREADAQLAAFIRARGVEAFVDRWESLPLFEGLRQLAPERRDALRARRRACTPDGLAGALECLGLGVQPDYWPELHAQRLPTLLLTGARDAKFTQTARRMAAELPVVWRHALADCGHAPHLEAPEAYAREVLGFLQTPWYEAPQFDSPAATVAGAGRVTP encoded by the coding sequence ATGGGCGTGACGCTGGCATACGAGATGTGGGGCGAAGGGGCCCGGCCGCTCGTGCTGCTGCACGGCTTCACCGGGAGCCGCGATTCCTTCGATGACCTGCGCCCGTGGCTGGGCCGCTCGGTGCGCGCGGTGGCGGTGGACCTGCCGGGCCATGGCGCCACGCCCCTGCCGGAGCGCAAGGGCCGCGACGGCTTCCTGGAGACGGTGGACGCGCTGGTGGCCCTGGTGGACCGGCTGGAACTGGGCACGGTGGACCTGCTGGGCTACTCGCAGGGCGCGCGCGTGGCGCTGGCGGCGGCGGTGCGCGCTCCGGACCGCTTCGGCCGGCTCATCATGGAGAGCGGCTCGCCGGGCCTGCACCGACGCCAGGAGCGGGCGGCGCGGCGCGAGGCGGATGCGCAGCTCGCGGCCTTCATCCGCGCACGGGGCGTGGAGGCCTTCGTGGACCGCTGGGAGTCCCTGCCCCTGTTCGAGGGCCTGCGCCAGCTTGCGCCCGAGCGACGCGACGCCCTGCGGGCCCGCCGCCGCGCCTGCACGCCCGACGGGCTGGCCGGTGCGCTGGAGTGCCTGGGCCTCGGCGTGCAGCCCGACTACTGGCCGGAGCTGCATGCCCAGCGCCTGCCGACGCTGCTGCTCACCGGCGCGCGGGATGCGAAGTTCACCCAGACGGCGCGCCGCATGGCCGCGGAGCTGCCGGTGGTGTGGCGGCATGCGCTCGCGGACTGCGGCCACGCGCCGCACCTGGAGGCGCCGGAGGCGTACGCCCGCGAGGTGCTCGGCTTCCTGCAGACGCCCTGGTACGAGGCGCCGCAGTTCGACAGCCCCGCCGCCACGGTGGCGGGCGCGGGGAGGGTGACTCCGTGA
- a CDS encoding 1,4-dihydroxy-2-naphthoate polyprenyltransferase produces the protein MSTSVPGVGPLATKPRPTVKSWLLAARPKTLTAALVPVLVGTGLAFGLGVGRWLPALAALLGAVLIQIGTNFINDYYDFKKGADTHERLGPVRVTQSGLIAPSTVLAGAAVCFALATAVGLYLVMVGGWPIVAIGVASLVCGFAYTGGPFPLGYHGLGDLFVFLFFGLVAVMGTYYVQAGTVDPAAVWAAVPVGASGTMLIVVNNLRDATTDVKAGKRTLVVRFGTGMGKAEYVLLLAVSYATPFAMYALGLASPWVFLALLSLPLSLAPLRLVLKAQGAALNPALGGTARLQLFYGVLFAVGLYLR, from the coding sequence GTGAGCACGTCGGTTCCTGGCGTGGGGCCGCTGGCGACGAAGCCTCGGCCCACGGTGAAGAGCTGGTTGCTGGCGGCGCGGCCGAAGACGCTGACGGCGGCGCTGGTGCCGGTGCTGGTGGGCACGGGGCTCGCGTTCGGCCTGGGCGTGGGGCGGTGGCTGCCCGCGCTGGCGGCGCTGCTGGGCGCGGTGCTCATCCAGATTGGCACCAACTTCATCAACGACTACTACGACTTCAAGAAGGGCGCGGACACGCACGAGCGGCTCGGCCCGGTGCGGGTGACGCAGAGTGGCCTCATCGCTCCGAGCACGGTGCTGGCCGGTGCGGCGGTGTGCTTCGCGCTGGCGACGGCGGTGGGGCTCTACCTGGTGATGGTGGGCGGGTGGCCCATCGTCGCCATCGGCGTGGCCTCGCTGGTGTGCGGCTTCGCCTACACGGGAGGCCCGTTTCCACTGGGCTATCACGGCCTGGGCGACTTGTTCGTGTTCCTCTTCTTCGGCCTCGTGGCGGTGATGGGGACGTACTACGTGCAGGCGGGCACGGTGGACCCGGCGGCGGTGTGGGCCGCGGTTCCGGTGGGTGCCAGCGGCACCATGCTCATCGTCGTGAACAACCTGCGCGATGCGACCACGGACGTGAAGGCCGGCAAGCGCACACTGGTGGTGCGCTTCGGCACGGGCATGGGCAAGGCGGAGTACGTGCTGTTGCTCGCGGTGTCCTATGCGACGCCCTTCGCCATGTACGCGCTGGGGCTGGCGAGCCCCTGGGTGTTCCTCGCCCTGCTGAGTCTTCCGCTGTCGCTTGCGCCGCTGCGCCTGGTGCTGAAGGCGCAGGGCGCGGCGTTGAACCCGGCGCTCGGCGGCACGGCGAGGTTGCAGCTCTTCTACGGCGTGCTGTTCGCGGTGGGGCTCTACCTGCGATGA